The following coding sequences are from one Triticum aestivum cultivar Chinese Spring chromosome 5A, IWGSC CS RefSeq v2.1, whole genome shotgun sequence window:
- the LOC123108011 gene encoding GDSL esterase/lipase At5g03610-like produces MNLPAIACALLLLLHLNVSLVESSRPQPQGLGKGRHHDHNGHSGDDRHRHHHSDDYNGYSFYVFGDSFADNGNLVKMNPRSELNRQWRPPYRANGRFSNSMVEPDFIASMLGQMKSPPAHSLTRKVGPDGLNFATGGSGVYDVPHTRTLARQIHTFHKLVKDGDIHQELLASKSVALVAISGNDYARLPADTKSFAEVDDFANNVAEEIAANVRRLQDIGVQKVLVNNLFPFGCAPSQTREYNHTRCNERRSLAATLHNHHLVNKLADMEDVLVVDLNAAFSTVLRDDGGTDIANLFREKLVPCCESTDPKGYCGQVDPETLDPLYDVCDEPHVFFFWDEMNPTMVGWQAVMGPLDFPIRKFLGLVK; encoded by the exons ATGAATCTCCCGGCGATTGCCTGCGCCCTCCTCCTACTTCTCCATCTCAATG TTTCTCTCGTGGAGTCGTCCCGGCCGCAGCCACAGGGGCTCGGGAAGGGGCGCCACCACGACCATAACGGGCACAGCGGCGACGACAGGCACCGACACCATCACTCCGACGACTACAACGGCTACAGCTTCTACGTGTTCGGTGACTCCTTCGCCGACAACGGCAACCTCGTCAAGATGAACCCTAGGTCCGAACTGAATCGCCAGTGGCGCCCTCCATACAGGGCCAACGGCCGCTTCTCCAACAGCATGGTTGAACCCGACTTCATCG CCTCCATGTTAGGGCAGATGAAATCCCCTCCGGCGCACAGCCTCACGCGCAAGGTCGGCCCGGATGGCCTGAACTTTGCCACCGGCGGCTCCGGCGTGTATGACGTGCCGCACACCCGCACGCTCGCCAGGCAGATCCACACCTTCCACAAGCTCGTCAAGGACGGAGACATCCACCAAGAGCTTCTGGCATCAAAATCTGTCGCGCTCGTCGCCATCTCTGGCAACGACTACGCCCGCCTCCCCGCCGACACCAAAAGCTTCGCCGAGGTGGATGATTTCGCCAACAATGTGGCCGAGGAGATCGCGGCCAACGTGCGGCGCCTGCAGGACATCGGCGTGCAGAAGGTGCTCGTCAACAACCTCTTCCCTTTCGGGTGCGCGCCGTCGCAGACCAGGGAGTACAATCACACCCGCTGCAACGAGCGGCGCAGCCTGGCCGCCACGCTCCACAACCACCACCTTGTCAACAAGCTGGCCGACATGGAGGACGTGCTGGTGGTCGACCTCAACGCCGCCTTCAGCACGGTCCTCCGAGACGACGGGGGCACTGACATTGCCAATCTCTTCAGGGAGAAGCTGGTGCCCTGTTGCGAGAGCACGGACCCCAAGGGATACTGCGGGCAGGTAGACCCGGAGACGTTGGATCCGCTCTACGATGTGTGCGACGAACCCCACGTGTTCTTCTTTTGGGACGAGATGAACCCGACCATGGTCGGGTGGCAGGCCGTCATGGGCCCGCTCGACTTCCCCATCAGAAAGTTCCTAGGCCTCGTTAAGTAG